A window from Chryseobacterium vaccae encodes these proteins:
- a CDS encoding DMT family transporter: MSNTISKNEHINGWINGFIGVLLFSGSMPATKLAVMEMSPIFATIARAGIAGILALSVLLIYKEKRPDKKQIFPLLLVSLGCVIGFPLLSALALQYVSSAHSIVFLGMLPMATAIFGVLRGGERPHPVFWLFSVIGSLLVVGYAFSQGISASPVGDILMLVAVILCGLGYAEGAKLSKTLGGWQVISWALVLALPVMIPLFFIYFPDHIETISFRGWFGLAYISLFSMFIGFIFWYKGLAQGGITTVGQLQLLQPFFGLALAAYFLHEPVSMGMLGITIGVILCVAGTKKFAK, translated from the coding sequence ATGAGCAACACAATATCAAAAAATGAACACATCAACGGTTGGATTAACGGCTTTATAGGCGTTTTACTATTCAGCGGATCAATGCCTGCTACTAAGCTGGCCGTAATGGAAATGAGTCCTATATTTGCAACCATAGCCCGTGCAGGTATTGCCGGGATTCTCGCTCTCTCTGTGTTATTGATCTATAAAGAAAAGCGTCCGGATAAAAAACAAATTTTTCCATTATTGCTGGTCTCGCTAGGTTGTGTAATCGGTTTCCCTTTACTTTCTGCTTTAGCTCTTCAGTATGTCAGTTCGGCACATTCCATTGTATTTCTTGGAATGCTTCCCATGGCTACTGCCATATTTGGAGTTCTCCGTGGAGGGGAAAGGCCTCATCCTGTATTCTGGTTGTTTTCCGTGATAGGAAGCCTATTAGTAGTAGGATATGCATTTTCGCAGGGAATTTCTGCATCGCCTGTCGGTGATATTCTGATGCTTGTAGCGGTTATTTTATGTGGTCTGGGGTATGCAGAAGGGGCCAAACTTTCGAAAACATTAGGCGGATGGCAGGTAATATCATGGGCATTGGTACTTGCGCTTCCTGTGATGATTCCGTTATTTTTTATTTATTTCCCTGATCACATAGAAACGATCAGCTTCCGCGGATGGTTCGGGCTTGCTTATATTTCCCTGTTCAGTATGTTTATTGGGTTTATCTTCTGGTACAAAGGGCTTGCTCAGGGTGGAATTACCACAGTAGGTCAGCTTCAGCTATTGCAGCCATTCTTTGGATTGGCCCTGGCGGCTTATTTTCTTCACGAACCGGTAAGTATGGGAATGTTGGGGATAACAATAGGGGTTATTCTTTGTGTTGCAGGGACTAAAAAGTTTGCGAAATAG
- a CDS encoding porin family protein, with translation MKKLILGLAVTAGSLAFAQTTSSSNPITFGVKGGMNVSSLSKTEGLDDQKSKIGFNAGAFANIPIASSFSIQPEVLYSQYGEKSDYRVGNTKFSNSTKLDYITVPVMFQYNALPNLYLEAGPEFGFMVSAKNKFKNESTGQSSTTDNYKDNLSTFNLGIGIGAGYYFTQNLGLTARYIAGVTDVVKNNSGDAIRNNVFQVGLAYKFK, from the coding sequence ATGAAAAAGTTAATTTTAGGATTAGCAGTAACTGCAGGATCATTAGCATTCGCTCAAACCACTTCATCTTCTAACCCAATTACATTTGGTGTAAAAGGAGGTATGAACGTTTCTTCACTTTCAAAGACTGAAGGTTTAGATGACCAAAAATCTAAAATCGGATTCAATGCAGGTGCATTCGCTAATATCCCAATCGCGAGCTCATTCAGCATCCAGCCTGAGGTATTATACTCGCAATATGGTGAGAAGTCTGATTATAGAGTAGGTAATACAAAGTTCTCTAACTCTACTAAATTAGACTATATTACAGTACCGGTAATGTTCCAGTATAACGCACTTCCAAACCTTTATTTAGAGGCAGGTCCGGAATTCGGATTTATGGTAAGCGCTAAAAACAAATTCAAAAACGAATCTACAGGACAGTCTTCCACAACAGATAACTATAAAGATAACTTAAGTACATTCAACTTAGGTATCGGTATTGGTGCTGGATACTATTTTACACAAAACTTAGGACTTACAGCAAGATATATCGCCGGGGTAACTGACGTTGTAAAAAACAACTCTGGAGACGCTATTAGAAACAATGTATTCCAAGTAGGTTTAGCTTATAAATTCAAATAA
- a CDS encoding CinA family protein, with amino-acid sequence MDFQKNLLDYISQSLMTAGETIAIAESVTSGCLQLAFSQMHNASLFYKGGITAYTLPQKVKLLNVNRKEAEECDCVSENIASVMALNAARLFESDWSIATTGYCTPIRNSAYKIFAYFSFSYKGEIVLAKKLELHHKTQALNAQMYYTEFILGCFKSEINQLLILRSDG; translated from the coding sequence ATGGACTTTCAGAAAAATCTTTTAGACTACATAAGCCAGTCATTAATGACTGCAGGAGAAACCATTGCTATAGCAGAAAGTGTTACATCAGGCTGTTTGCAGCTGGCTTTTTCACAAATGCATAATGCTTCCCTGTTTTATAAAGGAGGAATAACGGCTTATACACTGCCGCAGAAAGTAAAACTGCTGAATGTAAACAGAAAAGAAGCGGAGGAATGCGACTGTGTCTCAGAAAATATAGCTTCGGTTATGGCTCTTAATGCCGCCCGGCTTTTTGAATCCGACTGGTCTATTGCTACTACGGGATACTGTACTCCCATAAGAAACTCTGCCTATAAAATTTTCGCTTATTTTTCCTTTTCTTATAAAGGAGAGATTGTTCTTGCTAAAAAGCTGGAGCTTCACCATAAAACACAGGCTTTAAATGCACAGATGTATTATACGGAATTTATTCTGGGTTGTTTTAAAAGTGAAATCAATCAGCTGCTTATTCTGAGATCGGATGGGTAG
- the ytxJ gene encoding bacillithiol system redox-active protein YtxJ, with the protein MSFFDKIFGGKENDPERKSFWTKIESEEDLAKAIENSYHHRVAIFKHSTRCFISKTVLKNFERDIDNLDRDLDLYYLDLLLYRPISNKISEDFGIRHESPQLIVIENGKVVNTASHEDISISQIA; encoded by the coding sequence ATGAGTTTTTTTGATAAAATATTCGGAGGAAAAGAAAACGACCCTGAACGTAAATCCTTCTGGACAAAAATAGAATCTGAAGAAGATCTTGCTAAAGCCATAGAGAATTCCTATCATCATAGAGTTGCCATCTTCAAGCATTCAACACGCTGCTTTATAAGTAAGACAGTATTGAAAAATTTTGAAAGAGATATAGACAATTTAGATCGTGATCTGGATTTATATTACTTAGATTTGCTGCTGTATAGGCCCATCTCCAACAAAATATCTGAGGATTTCGGAATCAGACATGAAAGCCCGCAGCTGATCGTAATAGAAAACGGAAAAGTAGTCAATACAGCTTCACATGAAGACATCTCTATAAGCCAGATCGCATAA
- a CDS encoding YfiT family bacillithiol transferase, translating into MSSLEQKKFPIGPFQQPENICDTRLDEHIRVIKSFPGKLKDLIENFTEGQLDTPYREGGWTVRQLVNHIADSHINSFIRFKLALTEENPVIKPYDEAKWAELQDSVHMPVRPAMRMIKGTHQRWTVLLNTLTNKQFERTFHHPEQNKDYNLRHYLAFYVWHCNHHYAHIENLKKEKGW; encoded by the coding sequence ATGAGCAGTTTAGAACAAAAGAAATTTCCCATCGGTCCGTTTCAGCAGCCGGAGAACATCTGTGATACCAGGCTGGATGAGCATATCAGGGTCATTAAAAGCTTTCCCGGGAAATTAAAAGATTTAATTGAAAACTTTACAGAGGGTCAGCTGGATACACCTTACAGAGAGGGAGGATGGACGGTTAGACAGCTGGTTAATCATATTGCCGACAGCCATATTAACAGCTTTATCCGTTTCAAACTGGCTCTTACAGAAGAAAATCCTGTCATCAAACCTTATGATGAAGCCAAATGGGCAGAGCTTCAGGACAGTGTGCATATGCCGGTAAGGCCTGCAATGAGAATGATCAAAGGAACACACCAACGATGGACCGTTTTGCTGAATACCCTTACCAATAAACAATTCGAAAGAACTTTTCATCACCCGGAACAGAACAAAGATTATAATCTCAGACATTATCTTGCTTTTTATGTGTGGCATTGCAACCATCATTACGCTCATATTGAAAATCTGAAGAAAGAAAAAGGTTGGTAA
- the pncA gene encoding bifunctional nicotinamidase/pyrazinamidase yields MKKALIIVDVQNDFCEGGSLAVPGANEIIPYINLLMEENEYDQIVLTQDWHPANHKSFASNNGRKVGESIILNSIPQFMWPDHCVQGTFGAEFHKDLNRDKVTHIIQKGKNMEIDSYSGFQDNNHFMKTGLDDFLKYHDIQLVEIVGLAMDYCVKYTCLDAVTAGYVTCLHFNGTRAVNVKPDNGKDAIYEMIQKGVTVLG; encoded by the coding sequence ATGAAAAAAGCGTTAATAATCGTAGATGTACAGAATGATTTCTGTGAAGGGGGTTCACTTGCGGTTCCGGGAGCTAATGAGATCATTCCTTATATTAATCTTTTAATGGAGGAAAATGAATATGACCAGATTGTTCTTACCCAGGACTGGCATCCTGCCAATCACAAAAGTTTTGCCAGCAACAACGGAAGAAAGGTAGGTGAAAGTATTATTCTGAACTCCATTCCACAGTTTATGTGGCCTGATCACTGTGTTCAGGGAACTTTTGGAGCAGAATTCCACAAAGATCTGAACAGAGATAAAGTAACCCACATTATCCAGAAAGGAAAAAATATGGAAATAGACAGCTACAGCGGCTTTCAGGATAATAACCATTTTATGAAGACCGGTCTTGATGATTTCCTTAAATACCACGATATTCAATTGGTGGAAATTGTAGGTTTAGCCATGGACTACTGTGTAAAATACACTTGTCTTGATGCTGTAACTGCCGGATATGTTACCTGCCTGCACTTCAACGGAACCAGAGCCGTTAATGTAAAACCTGATAATGGTAAAGATGCTATTTATGAAATGATCCAGAAGGGAGTTACGGTATTGGGGTAA
- a CDS encoding DUF1569 domain-containing protein, protein MVKKSLHNPVHFEEIIERISCLTRNSIAKWGKMDVCQMLKHCDLVLQVPLRKIELPAINPFFEAIGVITKWEMWVFNNGIPQNMPTFQKLIVNFECDFDESKTNLLNTLKDFRKVSINKELPDRHRLFGKMTEKDWGFLEYKHLNHHLKQFNV, encoded by the coding sequence TTGGTAAAGAAGAGTCTTCATAATCCTGTTCATTTTGAGGAAATCATCGAAAGAATTTCCTGTCTTACAAGAAACTCCATTGCAAAATGGGGGAAGATGGATGTATGTCAGATGCTGAAACACTGCGATCTTGTTCTTCAGGTACCTTTAAGAAAAATTGAACTTCCTGCCATTAATCCGTTCTTTGAAGCCATAGGAGTCATAACGAAATGGGAAATGTGGGTTTTTAACAATGGAATTCCCCAAAATATGCCGACTTTTCAAAAACTAATCGTTAATTTTGAATGTGATTTTGATGAATCCAAAACCAATCTGCTGAATACACTAAAGGATTTTCGGAAAGTATCTATAAATAAGGAACTTCCGGACCGGCACAGGCTATTCGGTAAAATGACTGAAAAAGACTGGGGATTTTTAGAATATAAGCATCTGAATCACCACCTTAAACAATTTAATGTATGA
- a CDS encoding Crp/Fnr family transcriptional regulator encodes MVIDENILHSAGAEIRQYKPSELLFCEGDSPNYYYQIIQGQVKLNNYNEEGKEFIQNILSDGQSCGESILFIDKPYPMNAEALTECVVLRLPKSAFLSLLDQSPKLYMDISRFLSQRLYYKFIMMQNLSSQNPTIRLKGLMDYLKSFHEDESPYSFMIPFTRQQMANLTGLCVETAIRTIKHMERNKIVRIKDRKILY; translated from the coding sequence ATGGTTATTGATGAAAATATTTTGCATTCAGCGGGAGCAGAGATCAGACAGTATAAACCTTCAGAACTTCTGTTTTGTGAAGGAGACAGCCCCAATTATTATTACCAGATCATTCAAGGACAGGTAAAACTCAACAACTATAATGAAGAAGGAAAGGAATTTATACAGAATATCCTATCAGACGGACAAAGCTGCGGAGAATCTATTCTTTTTATTGACAAACCATATCCTATGAATGCAGAAGCACTTACTGAATGTGTAGTTTTGAGGCTTCCTAAATCTGCATTTCTGAGTTTGCTGGATCAGTCTCCAAAATTATATATGGACATCAGCAGGTTTCTTTCACAGAGGCTTTATTATAAATTCATTATGATGCAGAATCTTTCATCCCAGAATCCCACAATACGATTGAAAGGGCTGATGGATTATTTAAAAAGCTTCCATGAAGATGAAAGCCCGTATTCTTTTATGATTCCATTTACAAGACAGCAGATGGCTAATCTTACAGGGCTTTGTGTGGAAACTGCAATCAGGACTATCAAACATATGGAAAGAAATAAGATTGTCAGGATTAAAGACCGCAAAATTTTGTATTAA
- a CDS encoding Crp/Fnr family transcriptional regulator, translated as MKTISCMNIDEKLLLASGGEMKRYKKGELIYREGHHALYFFQIAEGKIKLNNYDDEGKEFIQNILGGGQSFGDSMLFLDKFYPMNAVSLVPSEVIRVPKDQFLKLIQIHPHLSMEMNACLSQRLYFKAIMLQNLASLNPISRLTGLLDYLKSYHDDSCGSCFHVELTRQEIANLVGLRVETVIRALKKMEKEGKVTLENRKIVY; from the coding sequence ATGAAGACTATAAGCTGCATGAATATTGATGAAAAGCTTTTGCTGGCATCAGGAGGAGAAATGAAAAGGTATAAAAAAGGAGAGCTCATCTACAGGGAAGGTCATCATGCACTTTATTTTTTTCAGATAGCAGAGGGGAAGATCAAACTCAACAATTATGATGATGAAGGAAAGGAATTTATTCAGAATATTTTAGGAGGAGGACAGAGTTTTGGGGATTCCATGCTTTTCTTAGATAAGTTTTATCCGATGAATGCTGTTTCCTTGGTTCCCTCGGAAGTTATAAGAGTTCCTAAAGACCAGTTTTTAAAGCTGATTCAGATACACCCTCATCTTTCCATGGAAATGAATGCTTGTCTGTCTCAAAGATTATACTTCAAAGCAATAATGCTTCAGAATTTGGCTTCACTGAATCCTATTTCAAGACTCACCGGCCTTCTGGACTATCTTAAAAGCTATCATGATGATAGCTGCGGCTCGTGCTTTCATGTAGAACTGACAAGGCAGGAAATTGCCAATCTGGTAGGATTGCGTGTGGAAACCGTGATCCGAGCTTTGAAAAAAATGGAAAAAGAGGGAAAGGTCACGCTGGAAAACAGAAAAATAGTATATTGA
- the aroB gene encoding 3-dehydroquinate synthase: MITILDDNFSQLNDFLHEKTFSKIFILVDENTHEYCLPVLLGNMETDLGFEILEIEAGEEMKNIQTANQLWEILTEMQADRKALVINLGGGVITDMGGFVASTYKRGIQFINIPTTLLSMCDASIGGKTGIDLMHYKNMVGTFAFPDQIFVYPKFLETLPFKELRSGFAEMLKHGLIADKLHWEQLIQIHKLDIEAVVPHIQTSMDIKQDVVEKDFHEKNIRKTLNFGHTIGHAVESLCLNQGNPILHGEAVAMGMISEAHLSYLEGLIPEEDSQTIIENIQRYYPYMDISDFTDEDITTLLLNDKKNTDSKINFSLLSGIGSCTYDHQCSQQNILKSLHFYRNLNNA; this comes from the coding sequence ATGATAACAATATTAGATGATAATTTTTCCCAGCTCAACGATTTCCTTCACGAAAAAACGTTCAGTAAGATTTTTATTCTTGTAGATGAAAATACACATGAATACTGTCTTCCGGTATTGTTAGGCAATATGGAAACCGATCTTGGATTTGAAATCCTGGAAATTGAGGCTGGTGAGGAAATGAAAAACATTCAGACGGCCAACCAGCTTTGGGAAATCCTGACAGAAATGCAGGCAGACCGAAAAGCTCTGGTTATTAATCTTGGCGGCGGGGTAATTACCGATATGGGCGGGTTTGTTGCTTCTACTTATAAAAGAGGAATTCAGTTTATTAATATTCCTACAACCCTTTTATCCATGTGTGATGCTTCCATTGGCGGGAAAACAGGTATAGACCTGATGCATTATAAAAATATGGTAGGAACATTTGCATTTCCGGACCAGATCTTTGTTTATCCTAAATTTTTAGAAACTCTTCCATTTAAAGAACTGAGAAGCGGATTCGCTGAAATGCTGAAGCATGGATTAATTGCAGATAAATTGCATTGGGAGCAGCTGATCCAGATTCATAAATTGGATATAGAAGCAGTCGTTCCGCATATCCAGACTTCTATGGACATCAAACAGGATGTAGTAGAAAAAGATTTTCATGAGAAAAATATCAGAAAAACGCTGAATTTCGGCCATACAATCGGTCATGCCGTTGAAAGTCTGTGCCTGAACCAGGGAAATCCTATCCTTCACGGGGAAGCTGTAGCGATGGGAATGATCTCTGAGGCTCATCTCTCCTACCTTGAAGGTCTTATCCCTGAAGAGGACTCACAAACCATTATTGAGAATATTCAGCGTTATTATCCTTATATGGACATCAGTGACTTCACCGATGAAGATATTACAACACTTTTACTTAATGATAAGAAGAATACGGATAGTAAAATTAACTTCTCCCTTCTTTCCGGAATCGGATCATGTACCTACGACCACCAGTGCAGCCAACAAAATATTCTAAAATCGTTACATTTTTATAGAAATCTGAATAATGCTTAA
- a CDS encoding porin family protein: MKKLFLGLALAGSLFTYAQEKGKSTSPVTFGVKAGLSAATLSKSDNYDNDQKLKAGVYAGVFANIPIAEKFSIQPELLFSQLGSKTEDSYTYYSDNYRFKQEYDYKLNLNYITMPVMVQYNILPQLYVEAGPEFGLLLGGKSKGDRTLTETMGNTTTTKTEKFSDKIPTELYNKFNFGIGVGAGYYFTENFGVTARFTAGVTDIFKENSGDAIRNNAFQVGVAYKFK, encoded by the coding sequence ATGAAAAAACTATTTTTAGGACTAGCTCTTGCGGGAAGCCTTTTCACGTATGCTCAAGAAAAAGGAAAATCAACCTCTCCTGTTACTTTTGGTGTTAAAGCCGGACTTAGCGCAGCTACTTTAAGTAAATCTGACAACTATGACAATGACCAGAAGCTAAAGGCAGGAGTCTATGCAGGGGTATTCGCCAATATTCCTATTGCTGAAAAATTCAGTATCCAGCCTGAACTTCTTTTCAGTCAGCTAGGTTCAAAAACAGAAGACAGCTACACGTATTATTCAGACAATTATAGATTTAAGCAGGAATATGATTATAAATTAAATTTAAATTATATCACAATGCCTGTAATGGTACAGTATAATATCCTTCCTCAGCTTTATGTAGAAGCAGGTCCGGAATTCGGATTGTTATTAGGCGGAAAATCAAAAGGAGACAGAACATTGACCGAAACAATGGGTAATACAACCACAACAAAAACAGAAAAGTTCTCCGATAAAATCCCTACAGAGCTTTATAATAAGTTCAATTTCGGAATTGGAGTTGGTGCTGGATACTATTTCACTGAGAATTTTGGAGTTACTGCCAGATTTACAGCAGGAGTTACTGATATATTTAAAGAAAACTCAGGAGATGCTATCAGAAACAATGCATTCCAGGTGGGTGTAGCTTATAAATTCAAATAA
- a CDS encoding pseudouridine synthase, with protein MSRDNNNSERPKRPRISNRKNSDDSRASRSGNSSGSKPFKKPFPKAGERNFEHKGTNSKFNKSPFRSESGSDGRDEDHGSKSERKPYITNSSENREKRSFGKSAPKRGGKNFDTRDKYERGSLKYGRRPSNGEERNDDRAKSFVQKRRLNKIEKDVHKDTIRLNKYIANSGICSRREADELITQGLVEVNGTVVTEMGYQVQKTDKVVFDGQSITPEKPVYVLLNKPKGYISTTKDDKARKTVMDLVANASPYRLFPVGRLDRSTTGVILLTNDGHMTKKLTHPSFDAKKIYHVTLDKKLTHEDMKLIVEGIRLDEGVAVVDQISFIEGKPKNEIGIEIHIGWNRVIRRIFQRLGYEVEALDRVMFAGMTKKNIKRGHWRILTEQEVNNLKML; from the coding sequence ATGAGCAGAGATAACAATAATTCAGAAAGACCAAAGAGACCAAGAATTTCAAATAGAAAAAATTCTGATGATTCTCGTGCTTCCAGATCTGGAAATTCTTCAGGATCAAAACCTTTTAAAAAGCCTTTCCCGAAAGCAGGTGAAAGAAACTTTGAGCATAAAGGTACTAATTCCAAATTCAATAAAAGCCCTTTCAGAAGTGAAAGTGGTTCTGACGGCAGAGACGAAGATCACGGTTCGAAATCTGAACGTAAGCCTTATATCACTAATTCAAGCGAAAACCGTGAGAAAAGATCTTTCGGAAAATCGGCTCCTAAAAGAGGCGGAAAGAATTTTGATACAAGAGACAAGTATGAAAGAGGCAGCCTGAAATATGGCAGAAGACCATCTAATGGAGAGGAAAGAAATGATGACAGAGCAAAATCTTTTGTACAGAAAAGAAGGTTAAACAAAATTGAAAAGGACGTACATAAAGATACCATCCGTCTTAATAAGTATATTGCCAACTCAGGGATCTGCAGCAGAAGAGAAGCAGACGAATTGATTACGCAGGGGCTTGTAGAGGTAAACGGAACCGTAGTAACGGAAATGGGATATCAGGTTCAGAAAACAGATAAAGTGGTTTTCGACGGACAGAGTATTACCCCTGAAAAACCGGTATATGTACTTCTAAACAAACCTAAAGGTTATATTTCAACAACAAAAGATGATAAAGCAAGAAAAACCGTAATGGATCTTGTTGCCAATGCATCGCCATACCGTTTGTTTCCGGTAGGAAGACTTGACCGTTCCACAACGGGAGTTATTCTTTTAACCAATGACGGACACATGACGAAAAAGCTGACGCACCCATCTTTTGATGCCAAGAAAATCTATCACGTAACATTGGATAAGAAACTAACACATGAAGACATGAAGCTGATTGTAGAAGGGATTCGTCTTGATGAAGGGGTAGCCGTAGTAGATCAGATTTCATTCATTGAAGGAAAACCGAAAAATGAAATAGGAATTGAGATCCATATCGGATGGAACAGAGTGATCAGAAGAATTTTCCAAAGATTAGGATACGAAGTAGAAGCTTTAGACAGAGTGATGTTTGCCGGAATGACGAAGAAAAATATCAAAAGAGGACACTGGAGAATCCTTACAGAACAGGAAGTGAACAACCTTAAAATGCTTTAA
- a CDS encoding aminotransferase-like domain-containing protein, whose amino-acid sequence MSKEFLYTEIADRIAAQIRNGVLKAGDKLPSVRMLCHEHQVSMNTAKRVFLELESQSLVESKPQSGYFVSKLMSIKLPLPEVSRPSLIANNDEPDELISKVYENMGKKGITFFSIGIPSGDLLPQAKLKKEIINATRELKDGGTEYEELQGNLKLRRMIAIRSLQWGGNLNENDLVTTNGGMNALSFCLMALGKPGDTIAIESPCYPGILQLANGLGLKVLELPTHPTTGIEIEALKKVIPQINLCLLIPNFNSPLGSCMPDENKKEIVKLLSENGIPLIEDDVYGDLYFGASRPKCCKSFDKDGNVLYCSSISKTLAPGYRVGWIAPGRYKDKILKLKLLHSTSSISIVNEAVANFLKSGRYEKHLQQMRKALQNNYQNYAQTIAESFPEGTKTSRPQGGLSLWVEFDKKIRTTELYDLAIKQNISIAPGRMFTLQDQFQNCMRLCIGLPWSDETRLQLQQVGSLAKKI is encoded by the coding sequence ATGAGTAAAGAATTTTTATACACAGAAATTGCAGACAGAATAGCTGCGCAAATCAGAAACGGAGTATTGAAGGCCGGAGACAAACTGCCGTCTGTACGAATGTTATGCCATGAACATCAGGTAAGCATGAACACGGCTAAACGTGTCTTTCTGGAACTGGAATCACAGTCGTTAGTAGAATCAAAGCCGCAATCTGGGTACTTTGTAAGCAAACTAATGTCAATAAAGCTTCCTCTCCCGGAAGTAAGCCGTCCGTCTCTAATTGCTAATAATGATGAACCTGATGAGCTCATCAGCAAAGTTTATGAAAATATGGGCAAGAAAGGGATTACTTTTTTTTCCATAGGAATTCCTTCGGGAGACCTTTTACCACAGGCCAAGCTAAAAAAAGAAATCATTAATGCTACCCGCGAATTAAAAGACGGCGGAACTGAATATGAAGAGCTTCAGGGAAATTTAAAACTGCGCAGAATGATTGCCATCCGATCGCTTCAATGGGGAGGGAATCTTAATGAAAATGACCTGGTTACCACCAACGGAGGGATGAATGCATTGTCATTCTGCCTGATGGCTCTGGGAAAACCCGGCGATACGATTGCGATTGAAAGCCCTTGCTATCCTGGTATTCTTCAATTGGCTAACGGTCTCGGTTTAAAAGTCCTTGAACTTCCTACCCATCCTACAACCGGAATAGAAATTGAAGCCCTGAAAAAAGTAATTCCACAAATCAATCTGTGCCTGCTGATTCCTAATTTTAATTCTCCGCTGGGCAGCTGTATGCCGGACGAAAATAAGAAAGAGATTGTTAAACTCCTGTCAGAAAACGGAATACCGCTCATTGAAGACGATGTATACGGCGACCTGTATTTTGGTGCCAGCCGCCCGAAATGCTGTAAATCTTTCGATAAAGATGGAAATGTGCTTTATTGCAGCTCAATTTCAAAAACACTGGCTCCGGGCTACCGTGTAGGATGGATTGCTCCCGGCAGGTATAAAGACAAAATTTTAAAGCTTAAGCTTCTTCATTCCACTTCATCTATATCTATCGTGAATGAGGCTGTGGCTAATTTTCTTAAGTCCGGAAGGTATGAAAAACATCTTCAACAGATGCGGAAGGCCCTTCAGAATAATTACCAGAACTACGCTCAGACCATTGCAGAATCTTTCCCGGAAGGAACAAAAACAAGCCGTCCGCAGGGAGGACTTTCTCTGTGGGTAGAATTTGATAAAAAAATCCGTACTACCGAGTTGTATGATTTAGCCATCAAGCAGAACATAAGTATTGCTCCCGGAAGAATGTTTACCCTTCAGGATCAGTTTCAGAATTGCATGCGTTTGTGTATCGGGCTTCCCTGGTCGGATGAAACCCGCTTACAATTACAGCAGGTAGGCAGTCTTGCCAAAAAGATCTGA
- a CDS encoding Crp/Fnr family transcriptional regulator, with amino-acid sequence MKNINNYLAKVLNVPIEKVNTCSLHYEVKKIPKNQFLLQYGEICRHIFFVEKGLLKMYSIDKNGKEHIIQFAPESWLISDRSSLYFNEKSIYYIEAVEDAEVLFLHPDFFNKLVEQFPNSIERSDFLLQKHIRSLQNRINSLLGETAEERYMKFIKMYPDLLLRVPQWMIASYLGITPESLSRVRKELARKNFVPDK; translated from the coding sequence ATGAAGAATATTAATAATTATCTAGCTAAAGTATTAAATGTTCCCATTGAAAAAGTGAACACGTGCAGCCTGCACTATGAAGTAAAGAAAATTCCCAAAAATCAGTTTCTTTTACAGTATGGTGAGATCTGCCGTCATATATTCTTTGTTGAAAAAGGGCTTTTAAAAATGTATTCCATTGATAAGAACGGAAAAGAACACATTATACAGTTTGCCCCTGAAAGCTGGCTGATTTCTGACCGAAGCAGTCTCTACTTCAACGAAAAATCCATTTATTACATAGAAGCCGTTGAGGATGCGGAAGTTCTGTTTTTGCACCCTGACTTCTTTAATAAACTGGTAGAACAGTTTCCAAACAGTATTGAGCGAAGTGATTTTCTGCTTCAGAAACATATCAGAAGTCTTCAGAACAGGATCAATTCCCTCTTAGGCGAGACTGCCGAAGAAAGGTATATGAAATTCATTAAAATGTATCCTGATCTTCTTTTGAGAGTTCCGCAATGGATGATCGCTTCTTATCTGGGAATCACGCCTGAGAGCCTGAGCCGGGTAAGAAAAGAGCTGGCAAGGAAAAACTTCGTTCCGGATAAATAA